In Chloroflexota bacterium, the following are encoded in one genomic region:
- a CDS encoding MgtC/SapB family protein, producing MAALGLAVGCGLYLVAVVTAVLILVALRLKTPWRHD from the coding sequence GCCTGGCAGTAGGGTGCGGTCTGTACCTCGTGGCCGTGGTGACTGCAGTTCTGATTCTGGTGGCGCTGCGCCTCAAGACACCCTGGCGCCACGATTGA